The genomic segment AGTAGTCCCGCACTCGCTTCCCGCGGACTCTCCTCGACGCTTCGACGCGCAGTTTTCACGGAGTCGCGTCGCCCTCGACTCCGGACGGTCCCGACGCCGTCACCGACGCTCACGAGCGATGCGTCTCGCGGGTCGAAACGACGGCGGTAGGGGCCGCGGACGACGGTGGAGGCCGCGACGGCGGCGGTTCAGTACTCCTCGTACGCGAGGTTCATCAGCCACTGCGAGAAGGCGTTGCTGTTGGCGTTTATCTCCTCCTCGCCGATGAACGGCGACAGCATGTCGCCGGCCATCAGCATCGAGAAGTCGAGGTCGCGCGCGGTCGGTTCGAGGTAGTAGGTGTTGTGTCCGTTGTACACCGTCTCTTCGCGGTTGATGAGGTCGAGCGAGAACAGACGCTCTGCGATACGGCTTCCCTTCCGGGAGGTGATGTCGAGTT from the Halogeometricum rufum genome contains:
- a CDS encoding helix-turn-helix transcriptional regulator, with amino-acid sequence MSAGEAEADLSDDERAGLELIRETGGIHQSDFWKELDITSRKGSRIAERLFSLDLINREETVYNGHNTYYLEPTARDLDFSMLMAGDMLSPFIGEEEINANSNAFSQWLMNLAYEEY